In the genome of Fervidobacterium gondwanense DSM 13020, one region contains:
- a CDS encoding GspE/PulE family protein, whose protein sequence is MEKKIKKLGDVLLEKGIVKPSELENALNLQKELRKPLGEVLIQMGYCTWDDIVKALAEQYEIQACLGEIKPNEDFLKSFPKDLMTELKVIPIEEKQGKVLLGISNVYDIPVIKRRIKFRLGKDADFCLMPPTVFDTLYNGILHGMSSGVIAEELGEIITQQEALQQEQAEEKEATEQEETPIVKLVSNIVNHAIELDASDIHIEPQRRNVVVRYRVDGVLRKITEYPRNMHAAVVSRIKILSGLDIVEKRLPQDGKFFVKKDEEQYDLRVSTMPSVHGEKVVMRILKVSSSKKKLEDLGYSPYNFERIQRLIEHPYGIILVTGPTGSGKSTTLVAIINSLNSEDVNIVTAEDPVEYTVDGITQCQVNAEIGLTFAKYLRAFLRQDPDIIMVGEIRDKETAQLAVEASLTGHLVLSTLHTNTAAGAIDRLVNMGIEPSLISASLIGVMGQRLVRRVCSKCKVQRELPEKYREIAAKLFPDLPPIQFVGEGCQSCNNTGYKGRTAVAEVLIVNDEIRRFIQKEASTMELDAAARRGGMLSMFQDGLYKVLSGETTIQEVLSMIGEEE, encoded by the coding sequence CTGGAGAAGAAGATTAAGAAACTTGGTGACGTTTTGTTAGAGAAAGGTATTGTAAAACCATCAGAATTAGAAAATGCATTGAACTTACAAAAAGAACTTCGCAAACCGCTTGGCGAAGTTCTCATACAAATGGGTTACTGCACATGGGACGATATAGTCAAAGCTCTTGCAGAACAGTACGAAATTCAAGCATGTCTTGGTGAAATCAAACCAAATGAGGACTTCCTGAAAAGCTTTCCGAAAGACTTGATGACCGAGCTTAAGGTAATACCCATAGAAGAGAAGCAAGGTAAAGTACTGCTCGGAATATCTAATGTCTACGATATACCAGTAATCAAGCGCAGAATAAAATTCAGACTTGGAAAAGATGCGGACTTTTGCCTTATGCCCCCAACAGTTTTTGATACATTATATAATGGGATTTTACATGGGATGTCTTCAGGTGTTATAGCTGAGGAATTAGGTGAAATCATAACCCAGCAGGAAGCCCTACAACAGGAACAAGCTGAGGAAAAGGAAGCCACCGAACAGGAAGAAACACCAATTGTGAAGTTGGTTTCAAATATAGTCAACCATGCAATTGAGCTCGATGCAAGCGATATACATATAGAACCGCAAAGAAGGAACGTAGTCGTTCGATACCGCGTTGACGGTGTCCTAAGAAAAATTACTGAGTATCCGAGAAACATGCATGCAGCAGTTGTATCAAGGATTAAAATCTTATCCGGTCTCGATATTGTTGAAAAAAGGCTTCCTCAAGATGGGAAATTTTTTGTAAAAAAAGATGAAGAGCAATACGATCTGCGGGTCTCAACGATGCCATCAGTTCATGGAGAAAAGGTAGTCATGAGAATTTTGAAGGTCTCGTCTTCCAAGAAAAAATTGGAAGACCTTGGATATTCTCCATACAACTTTGAAAGAATCCAAAGGTTGATTGAACATCCTTATGGAATAATATTAGTCACCGGACCAACAGGAAGTGGTAAATCCACAACATTGGTTGCAATTATAAATTCGCTTAACTCGGAAGATGTGAATATCGTTACCGCAGAAGATCCTGTCGAATACACCGTTGATGGTATAACACAATGTCAAGTGAATGCTGAAATAGGTCTGACCTTTGCTAAGTATCTGAGAGCATTTCTTAGGCAGGACCCAGATATAATAATGGTTGGAGAGATAAGGGATAAGGAAACTGCCCAGTTGGCTGTAGAAGCTTCATTAACGGGTCACTTGGTACTTTCAACACTGCACACAAACACAGCTGCTGGTGCCATTGATAGGTTGGTGAATATGGGTATCGAACCGTCGTTGATTTCAGCGTCGTTGATTGGAGTCATGGGTCAGAGATTGGTTCGAAGAGTGTGCAGTAAGTGTAAAGTTCAGAGAGAACTGCCTGAAAAATATAGAGAAATCGCTGCAAAGCTATTCCCTGATCTCCCACCAATTCAATTTGTAGGTGAAGGCTGCCAATCATGTAATAACACTGGATACAAGGGACGTACAGCTGTCGCAGAAGTTCTTATAGTGAACGACGAAATCCGAAGATTCATTCAGAAAGAAGCATCTACTATGGAACTGGACGCTGCTGCTAGACGAGGCGGCATGCTTAGCATGTTCCAAGATGGTCTATACAAGGTTCTCAGCGGTGAAACAACTATTCAAGAAGTGCTCTCCATGATTGGTGAGGAGGAATAA
- the ftsZ gene encoding cell division protein FtsZ, whose protein sequence is MPFMIEKESKQREIDRLPGVPVLKVIGVGGAGCNAINRMAEMGLKGVTLIAVNTDAQVLDVSKADVTVQIGEKLTKGLGAGGNPKVGEEAALEDRKKLEEILHGTDMLFITAGFGGGTGTGAAPVIAEIAKNLGILTVAIITMPFFFEGTPRWNVALEGVKKITGKVDTLIKISNNKLLEQLSPSTTIVDAFATADEILHQGVRGISDLIMKRGYINLDFADVESVMRNAGNAMLGIGVGKGEKRVFDAARRALDSKFLDYPIENARSIILNISAPRNATLQEMQEAAMIVKQTCSEDADMKFGMVIDDELSDDEMRVTVIATRFDVEEKFGKSEEDIPAIYKFGLEYKGRGNE, encoded by the coding sequence ATGCCATTTATGATAGAAAAGGAAAGCAAGCAAAGAGAAATTGACAGACTACCAGGAGTTCCTGTGCTAAAAGTGATAGGTGTTGGCGGTGCAGGTTGCAATGCGATCAACAGAATGGCAGAGATGGGATTGAAGGGAGTTACACTGATCGCTGTAAATACCGACGCGCAAGTCCTCGATGTGAGCAAAGCGGATGTGACTGTGCAGATTGGTGAGAAGTTAACAAAAGGACTTGGTGCTGGTGGAAATCCAAAGGTTGGCGAAGAAGCCGCTTTGGAAGATAGAAAAAAGCTAGAAGAAATACTCCATGGTACTGATATGCTATTCATTACCGCAGGATTTGGAGGAGGTACGGGAACAGGTGCAGCTCCAGTTATAGCTGAAATTGCAAAGAATCTTGGTATACTTACTGTTGCAATCATCACAATGCCTTTCTTTTTCGAAGGAACACCACGCTGGAATGTAGCACTTGAAGGTGTTAAGAAAATAACAGGTAAAGTTGATACACTTATAAAAATCAGCAATAACAAGCTTCTTGAACAGCTGTCTCCATCAACAACAATTGTTGACGCATTTGCTACAGCCGATGAGATACTCCACCAAGGTGTCAGAGGGATATCTGACCTTATCATGAAGCGTGGTTACATAAACCTTGACTTTGCCGATGTTGAATCTGTAATGAGGAATGCAGGAAACGCTATGCTTGGAATCGGTGTTGGAAAAGGTGAAAAGCGCGTCTTTGACGCAGCACGAAGAGCACTTGATAGTAAATTCCTCGATTACCCAATAGAAAACGCAAGGTCTATAATACTCAACATCTCTGCTCCACGCAACGCAACATTACAGGAAATGCAGGAGGCGGCGATGATAGTAAAACAAACATGCAGTGAAGATGCTGACATGAAATTTGGAATGGTTATCGACGACGAACTTTCAGATGACGAAATGAGAGTAACCGTTATTGCAACTCGATTCGATGTTGAAGAGAAATTTGGAAAATCAGAGGAAGATATCCCGGCAATTTATAAATTCGGACTTGAATACAAAGGAAGAGGTAACGAATAA
- the ftsA gene encoding cell division protein FtsA has protein sequence MPKTHELVSLDIGSDSIKGIVVDFSEGYGNVIAFSNVKTRGIENGEIKDVVALNESMTQIIQDLEEQVGRDLRGDVLVSSSCGDFTLTEITEELLLTEKEDSYVTEEHVAKLTDNLLADLFPTNEKNSLHLFVKRYILDDTKIVVNPVGMKAKKIDAIYTVVMGSERYRNVVEYATKDITGEAEYYISFVSNAEAVLSSVEKDRGVMHVDLGYNTTTITLYYANTPFELQRIDIAMKNVLKDIAVVLKTSVQEAERLLRTYGVAVYMDVEPTPIEYRGLDGRTIQKTDKEFLSRIIYARLREIFMRVKKLYKDYTVKYPEFGSVGIPGGIVLTGGGAMLQRVETLASEIFKCPVRIGTISESENFKCEGNEINVFTPLYAPTFGNIIVYQKEQNMYTPMIGERSRKKPSGGFFKKLSETFGKIFG, from the coding sequence ATGCCAAAGACTCACGAGTTAGTTTCTCTTGACATAGGTAGTGATAGCATAAAGGGGATCGTTGTTGATTTCAGTGAGGGGTATGGAAATGTCATTGCATTTTCTAACGTTAAAACACGTGGTATTGAAAATGGAGAGATTAAAGATGTAGTCGCACTAAATGAATCTATGACACAGATTATCCAAGACTTGGAAGAGCAAGTTGGTAGAGACTTGAGGGGAGATGTTTTGGTTTCTTCAAGTTGTGGAGATTTCACGCTGACAGAGATCACTGAAGAACTTCTTTTAACGGAAAAAGAAGATAGTTATGTCACGGAAGAACACGTAGCAAAATTAACCGATAACTTGCTCGCTGATCTCTTTCCAACGAACGAGAAGAATTCTCTTCATTTGTTTGTGAAGAGGTACATACTCGATGACACAAAAATAGTTGTCAATCCGGTGGGAATGAAGGCTAAAAAGATTGACGCAATTTATACTGTTGTTATGGGCTCTGAAAGGTACAGAAATGTTGTTGAATATGCCACGAAGGATATAACGGGGGAGGCTGAGTACTACATATCTTTCGTATCAAATGCTGAAGCAGTATTGTCAAGTGTTGAAAAGGATAGAGGTGTAATGCATGTTGATCTTGGATACAATACAACGACTATAACTTTGTACTATGCAAATACACCTTTTGAATTACAGAGGATCGACATTGCGATGAAGAATGTTCTGAAGGACATAGCTGTTGTTTTAAAAACATCTGTTCAAGAAGCCGAAAGACTTTTAAGAACTTACGGCGTAGCAGTGTATATGGATGTTGAGCCAACACCTATAGAGTATAGAGGACTCGATGGCAGGACAATTCAGAAGACAGATAAAGAATTTCTATCCAGAATCATATATGCAAGGCTCAGAGAAATTTTCATGCGTGTCAAAAAACTCTACAAAGATTACACGGTGAAATATCCAGAATTTGGAAGTGTCGGTATACCTGGTGGTATAGTCCTAACAGGTGGTGGTGCTATGCTGCAACGCGTAGAGACTCTTGCAAGCGAGATTTTCAAGTGTCCCGTGAGAATAGGAACAATCTCAGAGAGTGAGAATTTCAAATGCGAAGGTAATGAAATAAATGTGTTCACACCTCTTTACGCACCAACTTTCGGAAACATAATTGTTTATCAAAAAGAGCAGAATATGTACACCCCTATGATCGGTGAGCGATCTCGAAAAAAACCTTCAGGTGGTTTTTTCAAGAAACTTTCGGAAACGTTCGGAAAGATATTTGGATGA
- a CDS encoding SUMF1/EgtB/PvdO family nonheme iron enzyme, which yields MKIFSKTILSLLVILSVLAFPADVLYEDGRVLTGNLLGTEGSHLIVEADIGKVLVPIESVSSIVFNPSAKPFSGYELSVNGKIYKGYATEISTTDATVITWFGKIKLNLSQGVDYIGFEKIQFQSFGGTGLFRMELSTNENYVCILLTGDVFIGTQLAGDENYIILTDASGHTYYILENLIEDLYMPYSKVKGYDMVVLRNNRKIFGNIKVISEGKYEVSGYWGKEVVDINDVIFTTYKETKRPDATDLRNTFYDRNGIATLVVDSPIKVDGKEVRKLNIYPKEILDPRTGIVFVLVPGGSFKMGAKSSWGKVDDDELPEKDVYVSSFYISKYPITIKQYLNFLRAAQNVTTSVLVGRYITPVEIDFLGSKMRAGFTSMSSAYNFPITGINYLSAKAFCEWAGYQLPTEAQWEKAARGIDGRRYPSGNSKPEKYNDGKKDYSVNEFSNSDISPYGVVNMYGLPLEFCRDYYDKDAYKRLSSENPVNLSGQYVVARGGVLSDRITDRIVVSPSEARNDITFRVVIDAENIDKVFSQPLNNKMFGITWFVVNETVKKNYNVKSDGLYVAYVEIDSPAYAAGIKVGDVIVSVEKKNVKNADDVLKIISGKKMGDIISVSVDRNGKILELKLKLGIWNF from the coding sequence GTGAAGATTTTTTCGAAGACAATACTAAGCTTGTTAGTAATTCTGAGTGTCCTTGCATTCCCTGCTGATGTACTATACGAAGATGGCAGGGTTTTAACTGGTAACCTTCTGGGCACTGAAGGATCACATCTCATTGTCGAAGCTGACATTGGAAAAGTGCTGGTTCCAATCGAAAGTGTTAGCTCCATCGTGTTTAATCCATCAGCTAAACCCTTTAGTGGATATGAGCTTTCTGTAAATGGGAAAATATATAAAGGATATGCTACGGAAATTTCTACAACCGACGCAACAGTTATTACATGGTTTGGAAAGATTAAGCTAAATCTCTCGCAAGGTGTTGATTACATTGGTTTTGAGAAAATTCAGTTCCAGAGTTTCGGTGGAACTGGATTATTCCGAATGGAGTTGAGCACAAATGAGAACTATGTGTGCATATTACTTACTGGTGATGTCTTTATTGGAACTCAGCTTGCCGGGGATGAAAATTACATAATTTTGACAGATGCATCGGGTCATACTTACTATATTTTAGAAAACTTAATAGAAGATCTATACATGCCTTACAGCAAGGTAAAAGGTTACGATATGGTTGTCCTTAGGAATAACAGAAAAATCTTCGGCAATATAAAAGTGATTTCCGAAGGAAAATATGAAGTGTCAGGTTATTGGGGTAAAGAAGTCGTCGACATAAATGACGTTATCTTTACGACTTACAAAGAAACAAAAAGGCCTGATGCGACTGACTTAAGAAACACTTTTTACGATAGAAACGGCATAGCAACATTGGTGGTAGACAGTCCAATAAAAGTTGATGGGAAGGAAGTTAGAAAACTCAATATATATCCGAAAGAGATACTTGATCCAAGAACGGGAATAGTCTTCGTACTGGTGCCAGGCGGTAGTTTCAAAATGGGGGCAAAGAGTTCATGGGGTAAAGTAGACGATGATGAATTACCCGAGAAAGACGTTTACGTTTCATCATTCTATATTTCCAAGTATCCTATCACAATAAAGCAATATTTGAACTTTTTAAGAGCAGCTCAAAACGTTACAACTTCCGTTTTGGTTGGGAGGTATATTACCCCCGTTGAAATTGATTTTCTCGGTTCGAAGATGAGAGCTGGTTTTACTTCAATGAGCTCGGCGTATAATTTTCCAATAACCGGAATAAACTATTTATCTGCAAAAGCTTTTTGTGAATGGGCTGGCTATCAGCTTCCTACGGAAGCCCAATGGGAAAAAGCAGCAAGAGGAATAGATGGTAGAAGATATCCGAGCGGTAACTCAAAACCCGAGAAGTATAACGACGGAAAAAAAGACTACAGCGTAAACGAATTTTCAAATTCAGATATTTCACCGTATGGTGTGGTTAACATGTACGGCCTTCCACTGGAGTTTTGTAGGGACTACTACGATAAAGATGCTTATAAAAGACTGTCAAGCGAAAACCCGGTCAACCTATCCGGGCAGTATGTTGTTGCAAGAGGCGGTGTGCTATCTGATAGAATAACCGACAGGATAGTTGTTTCGCCAAGTGAGGCAAGAAACGATATCACATTCCGCGTTGTGATAGATGCAGAGAACATTGACAAGGTGTTTTCACAGCCGTTAAATAACAAAATGTTTGGGATCACTTGGTTCGTTGTGAATGAGACTGTAAAAAAGAACTACAATGTTAAATCGGACGGATTGTATGTTGCGTATGTTGAAATCGATTCACCTGCGTATGCTGCAGGTATCAAGGTCGGCGATGTTATAGTGAGTGTTGAGAAAAAGAACGTGAAGAATGCAGATGATGTTTTAAAAATAATTTCCGGTAAAAAGATGGGAGATATCATTTCAGTTAGTGTTGATAGAAACGGAAAGATTTTGGAATTGAAACTTAAGCTTGGAATTTGGAATTTTTGA